The Strix uralensis isolate ZFMK-TIS-50842 chromosome 34, bStrUra1, whole genome shotgun sequence genomic interval cgatttcattttgattattccaattaggtcgatttagaggccattttacatctgctgccggactttgctgatgctgttgatcccaaattctcattcctgctctcctgatcatatccttttcttcaacagtgaatagtatagccattatggcttgtatttcatcccaggtatagatgtttggtcctaaaaactgatccacccgctccgccacacctaagggatcctccaatagattccccatctcttttttaaattctctgacgtcccctgaattaagagggacagtcacatatcccatgccaggctggggtcctcccatcgcaacctcccttagggggtacaagccactatcaccccaccccattctagtttgactacgggttattcgtctcggttctttcggggattcaggtggggagtctgaattctctgggtcctccggcgcagtcggaggaggtgaaggcgccggaggtgggggtggaggtatgtaaggaggaggagaggtgggaggttcgtcctcatcacgtaccttctttttcttaactttttcttttagaggatatagatttattcgggtatctgatgctatccatatctgtgcatattcactctcctctaaattaaagggttcccttgagttgacataaatgtttagggcttggcagacccattcttcaaaggacccaaaaacaggccaatagagatgatcgcctctgatttgtttccctccccaaacttccatacaataataaatcatttttgctttgttcttaccctgcctagaggggtaatcttcccaatggtttaacatcaagcctaaagggctatctggtggtatttgggggtacctcacctcgggtcccaaatcacccatgggatcagaaggcttgcttttcttctgtcccatcttccggagcgccttcacacactcacacaattcgcttcccccttttcatgacccagtccctcgcgggatatgggaactgcactaccgaggggtccgcactcgcttcgccctgctgggtgtctcacacaccacgctccgggaaacccaaccccaaccgaacggtaaccggcctatactcatgcaaccctgcgtcttcgtccggggcttcgtgcacaaagattacggggttaccggtattttttttgcttgttgccgagttttggagttcgtcggtagagggtgtgatgtgatagcactcagccggggccgctgaactcagcggggcgcgcctccccgtatggggcttcccaccagattgcctctatccgagtcacggcaccaattttgttatagactatcttgccaaaatgatgcaagttaggacaaattaaatttcaattatttattttagcaagcggcaataagcaaaacagcgctgggcggccggggagtccctgctccaccaacggcgcgcgctcacttcccgagggtccgtcttttttatatcctctgccttccgttatcgggtctctctgagaggtgtatcctgcgtctgcgcactttgcagctagggggtcgctccatccgggtcttcctcacgtcaccagcttctcgtatttcctactttcctgagagtggctcacaaagtctttgtttatatcttacagaatatagacactaccccctttttttttcttcttcttctcccctttgtctttctcccctttgtccttcttccctttctccctcttttcagtcttttgcctagtaggagtccttgcttcagcatttcaacttagataagcacttacagtcagttagtcgttacacagtgtaatagttaagattaagcttaggccaacatagtttatggaataacatgtcacgagctcccagtatcttcaatggaatttgatgaacaaacagtttactgtctatcacaataaATATCTCAAATGAAGTGCCTTGGgtccagctgcttttcttcctggacACACATAGGATGAAATCCCATtacttcatttacattttttcatctgCATTTAATTTGCACTGCTTGATGCTTTGATGATCTAAGAACTTTCTGTTTTAATTGggactggaagaggggagagagcaccaaaaataagaacagaaaaaaaatcaaaacaaaagccacacatAAGATGGGATAGTATTCTCTCAGCTTCTGAAAGCTGCTTTATATTACAAAAGAAGCTGATAATAGCTTACACGtatttttcaattacttcttccTATTTTAGTTATTGTGAGCAATCCAAACATGCTGTAAAATGGAAGCATTTGTTCTCCTTTGAACAAAAATAGAATACatatcttaaaaaattaattatcccTGCTTAGTAATGGAAGTTTCTTCAAACCTTACAAAGCTAGAGCTAAATCATGCATATGTATCAGGTAAAGCCTTCCAGTTCATTTTCAGCAGCAAGGGTTTATTGAACGTCTAACACCtcaccagaaaatgaaaaaatcccaacaccctcccccccaaaccaaaaaacttcaAACCCAAAAGCACAGAATTGTTTGTTAAACAGTTGTGACTATTCACACATATGTAGTCATATTAACACAAACTGATTTCTGAAGATAGCGCTGAGAGACTTGGTCATTACCTATCCTGGAGAGATTCGCTAAGAAAACCCCTAACAAATAAAAGCCAAATTTACAAAGCTACAAAAATCAACAGTGAGCTACTGAGAATCTCATTCTTGGATCTGACAGCACCCAGCCTGATGGAAGTGATTTGCCTAAGTTTCCCACTCCTGTTGGCAATGTGTTATCTTGTTGGTACGGTTGACATGCAGTTTTAACTCACAGGATGCTGGACCACAACACACCAAATAGTTTGTTATGACCAGTCCTATTTCTTAGGCAACCCTTACACCCACCTAAGTTAAAATCAACCGAGACTAACTTTAAGCAGCATGTCACCTGAAGCAGTTCTAAAGattaaaagactgaaatattCCAATGCCTTGGACAAAATTTCAGTAATGTACTTATTCGCTGTCAAACAATATCAAGATCAAAACCATTTTCACTCCCCTATTCTTCACCAAAATATACTATATAATCATGGCATTCCATATTTAACATCACAAGTGAAAAAGCCAGTTTCCACCTGACTTTACGTAGTACTACATAATCATGCTGCAGCCAAACATCGCAGGTATAACAACCTAAATATTGGCCTAAAGGCTTCTTTACTGTGAAGTCACAACTCGAAGTGTTCAGAAATTACAACTAATATGCATTATAACTGCCATGGTTAAATGGTCACAATGTCTCAAAATACACATTCCCTGACCCCTAACAATTACGAGCTGACTTGGAGTGAGATGTAAGATGCTGATTTGAATAGAGAGCCCAAAGCTTTATCTTAAGAAAAGCAATAGAATTAAAATATCCAGCTGGCTTCTCCCCTACCTCTGATGTAGAATAATGCTGTGAAGCACCAGTCTAGTTAACTGACATGCTGAAATCTTTGTCCTTACTTGGTTACAATGCTGTTTCACAGGGATTGATGAGGGCACTTAAcggctctttttctttcttctgttcaaAGATCACATTTAAACAGAACAACATGACACTTCAGCAAGCTTTTGAAATTTGCAGAATTCACACCCTTTAAGTATTTTATTCTCTTCTGGAGTGCTTCACAGCCCAAGGCATCACAACAGATACTTACCTGTATTCATTACCCTGTACTGTGACACAGAAAGGTAACATAAACCCTAGTCTCACAAAGGGTCTGCACTAATGTTCTGAACCAGAAAACTGACATAAGCCTAACATCCCTGACAACTCATCTAGTTCAACtaagaaaaacacaaagcatAGACAACCTTCTAAGCAGAAGGCGAGTCAAAAGGAAGATAAGTTAGTCCCCAGATCCTCTCTCACCACAGGCTAATCAGCAAAGCACACTGGTTTCACAGGGAATCTTCCCTTCTCAGAGGGGAAAAAGACTTGGGAATATAGAACTCTATGTCACTttggcagaaagcaaaagcaatcaAGAAAACATGCTTTATATGGATTTAAAAGAATAATCACTACAGAAAGATAACTTTCATTTCTTGAAATATTGGGAAACGCCAATTATCTCATTATCTTTTCTACTACGCAAAGCAAACCCCACAATCAATACTGGAGTCTTACATGCCACGTGGCAACGGCACTTCATTTTGCAATGTGTCCTTAAGCACAGAACAAACATCTGCAAAGGCCAGGATTAAATACAAAACCCAGTAAAACGGGACTGTATAGTATTCACTAGAGATGGATATAGTGGAGTAGCATAGAATTCAATTTATTGAATTTTTTAAGCTGGTGACAACATGCTATCATATTTTCCTGCAAGGCTAATATTAAATTGCAAATTATTCTTGTACAAAATTAACCATATAAATCAAGAAGTATAAGATCAGCAAGAATTCATGCCTTTCACTCAAAGACATTGCCCCCAAAATAGTTCTACAAAGTGCTTCCCTCACCTGCTGTTTTCCTTAAAGCCTCACGTTATTAAAACCCCACAACTGAAGACTCGGTTGTCATACGTCTTGGGCAATACAGCAGTCACCTATGCTCTTTACATTGATGGGCTCTTTTTTGCCCTCAAGATGTGAGTGTTACTGATTTGACATGTTATcgatttaatatagattagtattaattggtttaattttaataggaatatagaattataggagatatttagtaaaaatcctatgctgcatttgcactctatacaggaaccgaggctactTTGAACccccctgtacagccctgtaccaaggccgaaagaattggtcagaatcacccagtaggaacatttagaaatatagataacaggcttaagattcaagataattttacttataaggtatttaataacctgaaagaatgcagagagatgtcagaatccaaattaatgggaaaatggggaaatcggctgaagcaacatataagtttaagccaagaaacagtgtcctcaggcaataggtaactccgacagggggagatcgcgaccaccgactcattacccaccgactcacattacaccccagacccatttccaggtgtttctggactctacggcgcagaatcggaaataggaggagagtatgataatgatttccaggaattgttatgtttatgcatgaatacttaatgaatatgtatgagcACATTCTacataagatgtatgattttggtgcatggtgtgcgtcgttggtgaaaggattcacccgcgcacccggccgttaataaagaagcgtctgcttatctgcatcaaattggcgttgataagttttattccgagtttttcggtaacatgagggaaataccaaattccccattctttcttattcaagtgattatatgaatacataaaagccttgttctttgtttcaaaatagtctttaacattatgaagagtttgatatgcaagtgctgacccttcttagttacaccaaatcaaaacataagttagtccaagttctgcagtttttgttcctgaatgaaagtgtgaagctagacaaagactacaaaaccagtttgtgtcagagaatgattttgtcaccaatacgctaaatttggtagaagactaaattaaatatctacaaatactatgtatgattaatcaatactgagaacattctaaggtaaaatagcatgtgtagctcagcaaaaacatttaaaaacgccagagaaggcactggctaataagtagccttgtgaaagctgcagctcttcaaggctccttctgactattcttctgacttatacagaaaagttttttaagtattcatttcaaaagaaagaaaaaagtagtaatccagactagctgaatgcacactacttcctactgagtaagaaacatctttaagttttggcagcaggtagctgcgatcctgactatccttgattacccttttggaacatgctgaacttttaacaaagaagaaaacattcgtttgctttatttgaagggctagcaaagtgagactgtaaagaaacagagtactCCAATTCCATGGGACTGCTTTACTTGTAGAGTTTCACCATGAAATTATTGAATAGCTCCATACCTAAATGTAAGAAGTTAGCTGtaatcaagtaagtaaaacataccattaatcaacaaactttatacaattaagtacattacaaatatggaTGTCTGAGACTCATAGCCTTGCAACaaaacatgagcagccagttcatgaacatctcccaaaccaaccaaagccacaagcaatgaccgtaaggagtgtattacaaatttatcgtGCTTGCAATAtactccccccccctcccccccgcctcagtccgaatgatttgcactcagctcccaggtctacttttttcttaattctgccagcctctggggaaggagaaggcgcaTGTACCAAGACCGCTGCGCCCTCCCGCCGCACAGCGGCACCCAggccgacccccgcccgcccaggcGCTACTCACAGCGCTGCTTGGGCTCTATGAGCTTCATGGGCGCGtccaggaggcggcggaggccggcaggaccctgggcgccgcccgacgcgggacacggcacagcacggcacgaagatgccgcccgccgcccgcccgcgtttgtgccgggccgccgctccccgcccgccgccgccccattggcgcagggcgggcccggcccacgcggcagcggggctgtgcccgggcgccgccgccgcattggccggcaccgggggccctcgctccgcccgcccgggccgccaccggcgggggggaacgcccgcggcgcgggagccgggtggccgccagccccggccgggcggcgatcTGCAGGGCAGGACCCGCGGCCGCCTGACAGCGGGGCCGATGGCgacgccggcccggccgggccgcggcagcgccgcacggagggggccgccccgcagtgctgccgcgctgagcccgccgcgCTCGTCACTTACGTGGCCTGTGCCGCCGGCCCGAGTCCACCCTCCGGCGCAGCCGGCATTTCTTGGCCGCGGAGCCGTGGctgagcggcggcagctccgggcggagcagcagcgggtgcgGCGCCTCCTCGCAGCCGCCGTGGCTCAGCGGCTGGCTCGGGGGGTGGAAGCCGTTCTGCAGCAGCCCGCcgagcagcgagcaggaggcggcgggcgatggcggccccgccggggcggcgggctgggcacGGAGCGGCTCCCCCATGGCGGCAGAcctctcccctttgtctcccGGCTCACCTCCGGCTGGGCGCGGTGGAGCCTCCGCTCATGCCGGCGCCCGTGCCCGCAGCTCCGAGCGCTGGGGATGCGgcgcccgccctccgccgccggcagcgcacgGCGCAGGCGTCCTGCCCGCAGCGCGCTGCAGAGGGGCGGCCGCCGTCCTCCGCCGGGGACGCGGcggcgaccccccccccccaacgcccGGCTAACGTGCGcgttcccggccgccgccggcacctgcggggctccgggagcgcgctggggcggggggcgcggggcggcccccACTCGCACGGTCCCCCGGGCAGCCggcacccctggccctgccggcTGGAGCGCACCGGGCAGGCCCGCCCCGGTAACCGGCTGCGGGGTCATTTTCGCTTCAGGGCACCCACCCGCACGCTCCTGTGACTCGGGTGTCCGCGTCCCCGAGGCCTCTGTGACCCAGGTGTGCCTTGTACCCCGCACAAAAAGTTACTTGGGTATCAGCATCAACGTTCAAGTTTTTGTCTGCGTAGTCACGTTGTTTCCTCAACAGCTTAGTGGGGCTAGTGTGACCTTGAATGCGTCTGACCTCgtgcttttttagtatcttggctttccctgtgcagcactggtaatcctgtgacactgatttactctctgacccttgagacagccaagtgtaaaaacaccattttctgaatgaaatatattaaatatcaagtgGACATAAAACCGGGTGAGCTGTGCTGCGGTGCCATGCGTGTACTTGAAAAGAAGCGGTAATTGAATTCTGGCCCTGCACATGAAggtcatttcttcacacaaactgccagtccctacatggatgattgttcttaaactaaaaccaggtcaCATCGTCTCTCCTCCTTACACCTAAAATTAGTACAGGACACAGGCCCTCCCCTGTAAAACACCTACAAAGAATGAAGAGCTATTCTAATTGCCTCCAGAAAGGGACATTGTATTAAGCAACTGCTTCCTAAGAGGTAATGTgacattctctccccttctgggctagggacacaacattatatttaggtaactgggagcaagccacagaaaaacaggcgcatgaagctggggaaacgaagaaagcacgtttgagaacaaagaacaagtagaattttctccctaaaaaccagtaactagtgttctgatgattaaaacactccaaattttccttttcctcatatcctAATGCATAAGCAACTGTTGTAATTGCTAGCCCAAACGCGATTGCCctgaagagggcaggaaggcaagcatgctatgtatgtttactgctagaaggagctgtagtgcttccaaacctgtgaaattctttgagaactccctaacttactgaattatgtttaaactAAACACAAGGCGGCTGCTGCCTTGACTGGCAGAACTTGTTAGCAGTTCTAGGCAGCTGGCTGGTTACGCTTTGCGAACTTTCCTTGTTAATTCAGACCTCTCAGGGCATGAggaatccttgctgctctgtccccagctggtaacggttgcccctttctctatgtctgacacagaaactgactccacaaccaacccacccgatgcagaacaggggatcattcctgcaaatctgtttttctctgcaactgcagagcagacagataggcagttactgtatctcagctgaagggtggcaactttttaccttagtgcaacaaaaggaagtcacCTTTAACTGCACGCTTACATTCCCTCGTGGTAGGATAGCAGCCCGCTGGCTCTGCAATGGAATACAGTAcctgtttcaagtgctgtgctcaatttcaggcagtaaacttctggaataactaacaaaggattaaatgaaaacatcaagttttagtctaggaaatgaaagatttgaagagatattcaaatctggaacagctaacagcaaaggagatatatcacagttgctgagaaactagaaggaattcctaagcagtaactgcagtaagggaaattcacTTTAGACTTCAGGCATTTCCTAGAATGAAGTTAGACAAGCATTAGACTGCACCGGAAGACTCAACTGTCCATTGCtgcaaatttttaggaaaaattaaacatctgtgaggaacagtctaggtcgagctgatcctgacttaaagcaaggaaaaggcatggcctagacaccttactgaggttctttccaatcttttatttctaattaaatatttccctaatattttgctgtaaatattgcacaattatgctcaggtcactgaaaagttcaggggcagtgtagaccaatggcacataacaacaacaaatgtcacatcaaataatgctggagaaaataagaaacagagcaacattaaaGACGGTCCAAATCAGTTGACAGGTTTTATGTACAAGGACAGATGAGTCCTTGAGAGTGAGTCCTCTAAGTGAGCAAGTTTCCCTGAtcttgtaagctctccagcacgaatggaagaaaacactttcctaacattttgtattgttgtggaaatatcaagtttcagaccaaggtgctgctttatcaaaacagtttcagactctTGTACTGGCGAATATcacatgaactgatttctgcactgcaaagtatcaccttttacatataatttttgtttacacttgttgaattttggaatgaaaggttttacataccctcttcagttctgatttcagaattcttcagctcttctgcaatgtaaactaagacaacgggaataaaactagagtgtttgatgtattacgggatcatctgtaagggtttaaaatgaagtaatctcatgttctcaggtgtatatagcattgcttgttctgggcacaagcaaactacagtgcaatccatttggcattcagggcaaaaagacctgagccttttgcattaataaagttgaaactgggagcagatgaattgttcaccctattctgcatcagctgtgagcCACAGGTAGAACCACAGTACAGCTTTTCATGAACTCACTCCTgatgcaggcagcctgtgctcttctcatattctgcactggagctaaattggtgatgtgaaggtctcacattatacttagtgtttgaaaatctggaatgtcttagaaaacacaatccagaagaaatatgatggaagtgataatgtcacctcttcaaaacaggacaaaaagcagaaataaactatcctgctactctcacagttgagccattggctccagacctgctgtctgctggttttttatccatactatttatgagatgatgcatcacagcacaactggctgaaagcaggtattgtttttaagaggtactgCACTCTCTTGCCTTTATACCACAGATACACATTCAGTATATTACTGTCTACTCTacatccctttatattaatttctgtatattttatatatatataagttgttgCAAATCAAGAACTAGGTAGAACTACAATACCCGTCAATGAAGTCATGGCATGTATTACAGGTTGAATTTCTAACCCTTTGGTGCaaccaaagtgaagttttcctcttctttttatcctaactttataaataaaccatgtgagccacttcagttttcagtctaacctgcaagacaacaatccaggtagagatgcaatattggcaaacaaaattgaggatgcttacagttctttcaatattaacgTTTATTCAggattcctgttttcttttctgaacaggagtaggtggaaactacttgcatattttaaaatattttcctatatatttcactgtaaactagcaatctggtgggaagaggactacaaacacgtagtacgctgaagaaatccaggacacaaatggactcagaacagtgaacaagtctgctacactgactcactgcatattacacatttgcacagcaaacacttcctggattattccatccccgcctgcacttcagactcccagctttttgtcacctctatttatttgtttataaacacagagagccaggctgcaattctctaactctacaagtcagcttcagcaaactaatgactaccctggggttaagatactctgccacaggatcaaatatgctgtgctccagcccttacagtttcaaaaccaatggaactgaaaaaaaaccccaaaacccaaaccaaaccaaaacaccctttcaggcatgttatcacaggcaacccggcctgaaatttttaggctcgtcctccctcattctgtggacctcctatgtccctggtctgagactaagctaaaataagcaccaaacaGGTGCAGTCCACAGGTAAATTCATTacccaagaaccaaaaaaaaaatcttacagagcaccagtggtgttattctaattcaaagccatgcagatacaaagctttggttgtattttggagagaagtagcaatgaggagcatgtacacatcttctcaatttacacaaactctattaaccaatgccaagagtgtaatgaaacagacttctggcacagctgctggcagatttatgttcaaggggttgctggcactctgccattt includes:
- the LOC141936824 gene encoding pantothenate kinase 1-like, coding for MTPQPVTGAGLPGALQPAGPGVPAARGTVRVPAAAGNAHVSRALGGGGRRRVPGGGRRPPLCSALRAGRLRRALPAAEGGRRIPSARSCGHGRRHERRLHRAQPEPAAPAGPPSPAASCSLLGGLLQNGFHPPSQPLSHGGCEEAPHPLLLRPELPPLSHGSAAKKCRLRRRVDSGRRHRPPFPWFGMDIRGTLVKLVYFEPKDITAEEEQEEVENVKSIRKYLTSNTAYGKTGIRDVRLELKNLTMCGRKGNLHFIRFPSCAYRWVVKRTSPVCTLRSVPREVELTSLRRTLE